From Candidatus Kryptonium sp., the proteins below share one genomic window:
- a CDS encoding DMT family transporter — MRTYDLKGYLSIATATLFWGFSATIAKFLFKQEVDLLALVQMRSTLSFIVLFLVLSAFKREYMKISISDIPKFALLGVIGIAGSNFTYYFTLNEINVATAIIMQYTAPVLVVLYGVLFGSEKITSVKVLSAFLSLFGCSLVVRIFDVQFLNISKIGIVSGVASALCWAFFNIYGKKVGFKYNTWTNLTFGLMFAGIFWLFFNPPWKILEANYSVNDWLIFFVFAMISVLIPYFFYFSGLKLILPSSAIITSTLEPVVAIVSAWMIVGERLSLIQILGAIFVLKSVILLQVANKQRGTS, encoded by the coding sequence TTGAGAACCTATGATTTAAAAGGTTATCTGAGCATAGCCACAGCAACACTTTTCTGGGGTTTTTCAGCAACGATTGCTAAGTTTTTATTTAAGCAAGAAGTTGATCTCCTCGCTCTCGTTCAAATGAGATCAACTCTTTCGTTTATTGTTTTGTTTCTCGTCCTTTCTGCGTTCAAAAGAGAATATATGAAAATTTCAATAAGCGACATTCCGAAGTTTGCTTTGCTTGGTGTGATTGGAATTGCGGGTTCAAATTTTACATATTACTTTACATTAAACGAGATAAATGTCGCCACAGCGATAATTATGCAGTATACTGCTCCAGTTCTCGTTGTTCTTTATGGGGTGCTGTTCGGAAGTGAAAAAATCACATCTGTTAAGGTGCTCTCTGCTTTTCTTTCGTTATTTGGATGTTCGCTTGTGGTTCGGATTTTTGATGTGCAATTTCTAAACATAAGTAAAATTGGCATAGTAAGTGGCGTTGCCTCAGCTTTGTGCTGGGCATTTTTCAATATCTATGGCAAAAAAGTTGGATTTAAATACAACACTTGGACAAACCTCACATTTGGATTAATGTTTGCGGGAATTTTTTGGCTTTTCTTCAATCCACCGTGGAAGATCCTTGAAGCAAATTACTCGGTAAATGATTGGCTTATTTTCTTTGTATTCGCGATGATCTCTGTCCTGATACCGTATTTTTTCTATTTTAGTGGTTTGAAACTTATTTTGCCATCATCTGCAATTATAACGAGCACCCTTGAACCAGTTGTCGCAATCGTTTCTGCTTGGATGATTGTTGGGGAAAGGTTATCTTTAATTCAAATTTTAGGAGCGATCTTTGTCTTGAAATCGGTCATTTTGTTGCAAGTTGCAAATAAACAAAGAGGCACAAGTTGA
- a CDS encoding RNA methyltransferase, protein MRTERRIERIKYVLSHRQDDLTVVVENIHDPHNVSAIIRTCDAVGVFMINLVYTIEEFPDIGKKSSAGTMKWVYRRNFKSIDDCYNTLRSEGFKIYATKIVENAKSLYELDLTQKVAFVFGNEHRGVSDEASEKADAIFMIPMFGMVQSLNVSVACAVTLYETLRQRLYAGHYDKPKLKPELFEKIFLEWLEK, encoded by the coding sequence TTGAGGACAGAAAGAAGGATTGAAAGGATAAAATATGTTCTATCTCATAGACAGGATGATTTAACCGTTGTCGTTGAGAACATTCACGATCCGCATAATGTTAGCGCAATTATAAGAACTTGTGATGCGGTTGGGGTTTTTATGATAAATCTCGTTTATACAATTGAAGAATTTCCAGACATCGGGAAGAAATCAAGCGCCGGGACGATGAAGTGGGTTTACAGGAGAAATTTTAAAAGCATTGATGATTGTTATAATACATTGAGAAGCGAAGGATTTAAAATTTATGCAACTAAAATTGTTGAGAACGCTAAATCTCTTTATGAACTTGACTTAACTCAAAAGGTTGCCTTCGTTTTTGGAAACGAGCATCGCGGCGTTTCTGATGAGGCAAGTGAAAAAGCAGACGCAATTTTCATGATCCCTATGTTCGGAATGGTTCAAAGTTTGAATGTTTCGGTTGCTTGCGCTGTAACTCTTTATGAAACATTGAGACAGCGACTTTACGCAGGACATTACGATAAACCGAAGCTAAAACCAGAACTTTTTGAAAAAATTTTTCTTGAATGGCTTGAAAAATAA
- a CDS encoding YchF/TatD family DNA exonuclease has protein sequence MLIDTHAHIYWESYNEDREEMLKRAIDSGVKYIICPGTDIETSVKAIELAEKYDFVYAGVGFHPHDAIKAGDRELEKIEELSYHPKVVAIGEIGLDFHYNFSPREKQIEVFKKQIQIAKRRNLPVIIHNRESHKEIFEVLESEIDDKWTGFGKLADGKLPPPRGVFHAFSGTVEDAWRAIKLGFYISIPGVITFKNAQNLIDVVREIQPEHLLVETDSPFLTPHPFRGKRNEPMYVKFVAEKIAQIQGLTVEDIERTTSFNVYRLFRIGPKPEPRIAYKIRNSLCLNVTLRCNADCIFCDRKGEAIVKGYFLKIDRDPTVEEFIKEIGDPKQYDEIVFVGYGEPTIRLDVVKEVAKYVKERGGKTRLDTDGHGNIINKRNIVPELVGLIDVVSISLNSIDPIEYGRLMNIDGEKFHPAMIEFAKECKKYGIETIMTIVGVDGIDVERHKKFVEEELGLKFKYRPLF, from the coding sequence ATGTTAATTGATACACACGCACATATTTACTGGGAAAGCTACAACGAAGATAGAGAAGAGATGTTGAAAAGAGCTATTGATTCAGGGGTTAAATATATCATTTGCCCCGGGACAGATATTGAAACAAGCGTGAAAGCAATTGAGCTTGCAGAAAAATACGATTTTGTCTATGCTGGGGTTGGCTTTCATCCACACGATGCGATCAAAGCAGGAGATAGAGAACTTGAAAAGATTGAAGAGTTAAGCTATCATCCAAAGGTTGTCGCAATAGGTGAAATTGGACTTGATTTTCATTACAATTTTTCGCCAAGAGAAAAGCAAATTGAGGTTTTTAAAAAACAAATTCAAATTGCCAAACGAAGAAATTTACCAGTTATAATTCACAATAGGGAATCACATAAGGAAATTTTTGAAGTTCTTGAATCAGAAATAGATGATAAATGGACAGGTTTCGGCAAACTTGCTGATGGGAAATTGCCACCACCGCGAGGTGTATTTCACGCATTTAGTGGAACGGTTGAAGACGCATGGAGAGCGATAAAGCTTGGATTTTATATTTCAATTCCAGGTGTTATAACTTTTAAAAACGCTCAAAATTTGATTGATGTTGTACGGGAAATCCAGCCGGAGCATTTGCTTGTTGAAACCGATTCACCGTTTCTTACACCACATCCGTTTCGCGGAAAGAGAAATGAGCCGATGTATGTTAAATTTGTCGCTGAAAAAATTGCACAAATTCAAGGACTGACGGTTGAAGATATTGAAAGGACCACTAGCTTCAATGTCTATCGCCTTTTCAGAATCGGACCAAAACCCGAGCCAAGGATCGCATATAAAATTAGAAATTCACTTTGTCTTAATGTAACATTGCGGTGTAACGCAGATTGTATTTTCTGCGATAGAAAAGGCGAAGCGATTGTTAAAGGCTACTTCTTAAAAATTGATCGCGATCCAACAGTTGAAGAATTTATAAAGGAAATTGGGGACCCAAAACAATATGATGAAATTGTCTTCGTTGGATATGGCGAGCCAACGATACGACTTGATGTTGTAAAAGAGGTTGCTAAATATGTTAAAGAACGCGGCGGGAAAACTCGTCTTGATACAGATGGACATGGGAACATAATCAACAAAAGAAACATAGTTCCAGAACTTGTTGGTTTAATTGATGTCGTATCAATAAGTTTAAATTCAATTGACCCAATTGAATACGGGAGATTGATGAACATAGATGGTGAGAAGTTTCATCCAGCAATGATTGAATTTGCAAAAGAATGTAAAAAATATGGAATTGAAACAATAATGACAATCGTTGGAGTTGATGGGATTGATGTTGAAAGGCACAAAAAATTCGTTGAGGAGGAGCTGGGTTTGAAATTTAAATATAGACCACTCTTTTAA
- the sdaAB gene encoding L-serine ammonia-lyase, iron-sulfur-dependent subunit beta has protein sequence MPSIFDILGPVMIGPSSSHTAGAAKLGYIARQLLGSEPKRAEITLYNSFARTYKGHGTDRAIIGGILGIKPDDERLRNSLEIAKENGLKYEFKLIMKAPKLHPNSARIKLYGSDNNEIEMVGSSLGGGRIEIVEIEGFKVSFSVMTHTIVIIADDIPGSIAHISGAIAEKNINIANMFVSREEKLANMIIEVDQDVPDEVLEKIRSFGWVHYVRLVEPIY, from the coding sequence ATGCCAAGCATATTTGACATACTTGGACCTGTGATGATAGGCCCATCAAGTTCACACACTGCTGGAGCTGCAAAATTAGGTTATATCGCAAGGCAACTTCTTGGATCTGAACCAAAACGAGCAGAGATAACCTTGTATAATTCGTTTGCAAGAACTTACAAAGGTCATGGGACAGATAGGGCAATTATTGGTGGAATTCTTGGCATCAAACCAGACGATGAGAGGTTGAGAAACTCGCTTGAGATAGCGAAAGAAAATGGTTTGAAATATGAGTTCAAACTCATAATGAAAGCTCCAAAACTTCATCCGAACTCTGCACGAATTAAATTATACGGTTCTGATAACAATGAAATTGAGATGGTTGGTTCATCGCTCGGTGGCGGAAGAATTGAAATTGTTGAGATAGAAGGTTTCAAGGTGAGCTTCTCGGTTATGACTCATACCATCGTTATAATTGCTGATGATATCCCAGGAAGTATCGCGCACATAAGCGGGGCGATCGCGGAGAAAAATATAAACATCGCAAATATGTTCGTCTCGCGCGAGGAAAAACTTGCAAACATGATAATTGAGGTAGATCAAGATGTTCCTGATGAGGTGCTTGAAAAGATTCGTTCTTTTGGATGGGTTCACTATGTTCGTTTGGTTGAGCCAATTTATTAA
- the sdaAA gene encoding L-serine ammonia-lyase, iron-sulfur-dependent, subunit alpha — MEINSFEDILKHCRELKATIPEVMIEYEVRKTGRTREQVIEGVRRILNVMIESVNNGLTRDVKSPSGLLNNYAKKVYNAKINVLTVNFQRAIARAMAVSEVNACMGRIAAAPTAGSSGIMPAVITTMMEEHGIDEDKAIEGLLVASAIGLLIVKNASVAGSEAGCMGETGSAAAMGAAAIVYLLGGNNKQIESAASFAIQNTMGLVCDPIAGLVEVPCIFRNAVGVANAFTSAQIALSGVESIIPLDEVIFAMNEVAELMSPKLKETAQGGLANTKTAREIQRRFIYQIDLGK; from the coding sequence ATGGAGATAAATTCTTTTGAAGATATTTTAAAGCACTGTCGCGAGCTGAAAGCGACAATCCCTGAAGTTATGATTGAGTATGAGGTTCGTAAAACTGGGAGAACGCGTGAGCAAGTGATTGAAGGTGTAAGAAGAATTTTAAATGTTATGATAGAGTCGGTAAATAATGGCTTAACCCGCGATGTTAAATCTCCAAGTGGTTTGTTAAACAATTACGCCAAAAAGGTATATAATGCAAAGATCAATGTTTTAACTGTGAATTTCCAAAGGGCAATTGCAAGAGCTATGGCTGTTAGCGAAGTTAACGCTTGCATGGGCAGGATCGCAGCGGCTCCAACCGCAGGTTCTTCCGGGATCATGCCAGCGGTTATAACAACTATGATGGAAGAGCATGGGATAGATGAAGATAAGGCAATTGAAGGTTTGCTCGTCGCTTCTGCGATCGGTCTCTTAATCGTTAAAAACGCGTCCGTCGCTGGCTCTGAAGCTGGATGTATGGGTGAGACAGGAAGCGCAGCTGCTATGGGCGCAGCTGCTATCGTTTATCTTCTTGGTGGAAACAATAAGCAAATTGAAAGTGCTGCGTCTTTCGCAATTCAAAATACAATGGGGCTTGTCTGCGATCCAATTGCAGGACTTGTTGAAGTGCCTTGTATTTTCAGAAACGCTGTTGGTGTTGCAAACGCTTTCACATCAGCACAAATCGCTCTTTCTGGAGTTGAATCTATCATCCCGCTTGATGAAGTGATATTTGCGATGAACGAGGTAGCGGAATTGATGTCCCCGAAACTTAAGGAAACAGCGCAGGGAGGTCTTGCAAATACAAAAACAGCAAGGGAAATTCAGCGAAGGTTCATATATCAAATTGATTTAGGAAAATAA
- a CDS encoding BatA and WFA domain-containing protein — MTFLNPAFLFALVASAIPVLIHLFNLRRLRTVEFSSVKFLKELQRSRIRSLKIKQIILLIIRVLAIVFLVLAFSRPVIKGYLFKPIIAGQARSSVILIIDNTLSMASTDENGSFINQAKSVAQGIADVLSESDEFALIRMSDLPIVATDGFIHNVSFFRKLIEETEFTYTHKKLYEALAVASELIEKAKNLNREIYIISDLQKSEFEFSLDTLNRKIKIPPDVRVFLVNVGEFGGQNFSVDKIEIKNKIIFPGRTLGLDAIVSNHGQSDVSNYVASVFLNGRRVAQKSVNIKSGESRLIDFNILTEDLSGFVEGFVEIEDDNFSFDNRRFFTFFIPTGIKLLLVGNDEDLRFLKLALSTVQEIYRREFFKITQASFQSLGRFEFSNFDVVFLVKPTQIDRSVSDRLRNFVSDGGGVVIFMGGFANFQNLNQNFNSVFKLPEFEGIVKQKMFFSKVDLNHPIFENVFTEAPKKFDSPEVREYVKFKTNYGFTSIVEFSDGSPFLIEKSEGSGRILIFTTEPTDRVSDLPYKGIFVPLVFQSVLYLTTPTGLKPEYAIGDTAEFRVDLIKKFYGQSFKDLKLVRPDGSDFAFGSNGNFVRIGQATIPGIYAISSGGRGDILKFAFNPPAEEFEYEKENEKEITSFLETFGVKQYKTLGYSERKIKDEILRARYGIELWKFFLALSILMFLAESLISRKM, encoded by the coding sequence ATGACATTTTTAAATCCAGCTTTTCTGTTCGCACTTGTTGCCTCTGCGATCCCAGTTCTAATTCATCTATTCAACCTCCGCAGGTTGAGAACGGTTGAGTTCAGTAGTGTTAAGTTTTTAAAAGAGCTCCAACGCTCAAGGATTCGTTCTTTAAAAATAAAACAAATAATTCTTCTGATCATTCGTGTCCTTGCTATCGTTTTCTTGGTCCTTGCTTTTTCAAGGCCTGTGATAAAAGGCTATCTTTTCAAGCCAATCATCGCAGGGCAAGCAAGAAGCAGTGTTATCCTGATAATTGACAATACCTTGAGCATGGCTTCAACTGACGAGAACGGAAGCTTCATCAATCAAGCAAAATCAGTTGCACAAGGCATTGCGGATGTTTTGAGCGAATCCGATGAGTTCGCACTAATCCGCATGTCGGATCTTCCAATTGTTGCTACCGATGGATTTATACACAATGTTTCTTTTTTTAGAAAGCTTATTGAAGAAACAGAATTCACATATACACACAAAAAACTCTATGAAGCGCTCGCAGTTGCGAGCGAGCTTATTGAAAAAGCAAAGAATTTAAATCGCGAAATTTACATAATTTCTGATCTTCAAAAGAGCGAATTTGAGTTTTCACTTGACACTTTAAATCGCAAGATCAAAATCCCTCCAGATGTTCGTGTTTTTTTAGTAAATGTTGGCGAATTCGGAGGACAAAATTTTTCCGTTGATAAAATTGAAATAAAGAACAAGATAATTTTCCCGGGGCGAACTCTCGGTCTTGACGCAATTGTTTCAAACCATGGGCAAAGCGATGTCTCAAATTATGTCGCAAGCGTTTTTCTAAATGGTAGAAGAGTTGCGCAGAAAAGCGTAAACATTAAAAGCGGTGAATCACGGCTGATTGATTTTAATATCTTAACAGAAGATCTGTCGGGATTTGTTGAAGGTTTCGTTGAAATAGAAGATGATAACTTCAGCTTTGACAACAGACGATTTTTCACCTTTTTCATACCGACCGGGATAAAACTTTTGCTTGTAGGAAATGACGAGGATCTTAGATTTTTAAAACTTGCTCTTTCAACAGTCCAGGAGATATACAGGAGAGAATTTTTCAAGATAACACAGGCATCGTTTCAATCCTTGGGGCGATTTGAATTTTCAAATTTTGATGTTGTCTTCCTTGTGAAGCCAACTCAAATTGATAGGAGCGTTTCCGATAGATTGAGAAATTTTGTTTCAGATGGCGGTGGGGTTGTGATTTTTATGGGTGGATTTGCGAATTTCCAAAATTTAAATCAGAATTTTAATTCCGTTTTTAAATTGCCTGAGTTTGAAGGGATAGTGAAGCAAAAAATGTTTTTTTCAAAAGTTGATTTGAATCATCCAATTTTTGAGAATGTCTTCACGGAAGCGCCCAAGAAATTTGACTCCCCAGAGGTAAGAGAATATGTCAAGTTTAAAACAAATTATGGTTTTACATCCATTGTTGAATTTTCGGATGGAAGTCCGTTTCTAATTGAAAAATCTGAGGGAAGCGGTAGAATTTTAATTTTTACAACTGAACCAACCGATAGAGTTTCAGATTTACCTTACAAGGGGATCTTTGTCCCGCTCGTTTTTCAGTCGGTTCTGTATTTAACAACTCCAACTGGGCTTAAACCTGAATATGCAATTGGTGATACAGCTGAATTTAGAGTTGATTTGATCAAAAAGTTTTATGGGCAAAGTTTTAAAGACTTAAAACTTGTGCGACCAGATGGTAGCGATTTCGCTTTCGGATCAAATGGAAATTTTGTGAGGATAGGCCAAGCGACGATTCCAGGAATTTACGCCATATCAAGCGGTGGAAGAGGGGATATCTTGAAATTTGCTTTTAATCCGCCAGCGGAGGAGTTTGAATATGAGAAAGAAAATGAAAAAGAAATCACCTCTTTCCTTGAAACCTTTGGAGTGAAACAATATAAAACACTTGGATATTCAGAGCGTAAGATCAAAGATGAAATTTTAAGGGCAAGGTATGGGATTGAATTGTGGAAGTTCTTCCTTGCGCTTTCAATCTTGATGTTTCTTGCCGAAAGTTTGATCTCAAGAAAAATGTGA
- a CDS encoding alpha/beta hydrolase, translated as MKVEIKHLILHNSSGDRITANVHFVGDFLPAPVVVYSHGFLGFKDWGFIPYVADKFAENGFVFVRFNFSHNGISENPNKITDYDKLARNTISKQLEDLTAVIEYVFSKEFKMLNNGQLFLLGHSAGGGISIIKAVEDERVKAIALWASVSTFQRYSRHQIEELEKNGYIFVRVPDSMIQIKIEKIVYDDFVKNQERYDVVKAISKLKIPILIIHGSADVIVPLIEAERLKNANPEHTKLVLIPEANHFFNIKHPMDQPSHQLIKVVEETVLFFKEPTFKNKNLVRDEADKSIIN; from the coding sequence ATGAAAGTTGAAATTAAACATTTAATTCTTCACAACTCTTCAGGGGATCGGATAACAGCGAATGTTCATTTTGTTGGCGACTTTTTACCAGCACCTGTCGTAGTTTATTCGCATGGTTTCCTTGGATTTAAAGATTGGGGTTTCATCCCGTATGTCGCGGACAAATTCGCTGAAAATGGTTTTGTATTTGTGAGGTTTAACTTTTCACACAACGGAATTAGCGAAAATCCTAACAAGATAACAGATTACGACAAACTTGCGAGAAATACCATCTCAAAGCAACTTGAAGATTTAACTGCGGTGATTGAATATGTTTTTTCAAAAGAATTTAAAATGCTAAACAATGGTCAATTGTTTTTGCTCGGACATTCGGCTGGCGGTGGTATCTCAATTATAAAGGCAGTTGAAGATGAAAGAGTTAAAGCGATCGCCTTGTGGGCTTCAGTATCAACATTCCAAAGATACAGCAGACATCAGATTGAAGAATTGGAAAAAAATGGTTATATTTTTGTGCGTGTTCCCGATTCTATGATTCAAATTAAAATTGAAAAGATAGTTTACGATGATTTCGTTAAGAATCAGGAAAGGTATGATGTCGTGAAGGCGATTTCAAAATTGAAAATCCCGATTTTAATTATTCACGGATCAGCTGATGTAATAGTGCCATTGATTGAGGCGGAGAGATTGAAAAATGCGAACCCGGAACATACGAAACTTGTTTTAATTCCAGAAGCAAATCACTTTTTCAACATAAAGCATCCAATGGATCAACCAAGTCATCAACTTATCAAAGTTGTTGAAGAGACGGTTTTATTTTTTAAAGAACCAACTTTTAAAAACAAAAACCTTGTGCGAGATGAAGCAGATAAAAGCATTATCAATTGA
- a CDS encoding biotin transporter BioY: MKQIKALSIDLSRATTLTNALWVLAFASLTFLGAKIEIPTYPVPYTLQTMFVLLSGAFLGPYLGALSQFIYLGLGSVGLPVFAGPTAGFVKLLGPTGGYLLAFPISAFITGYLVRLKNGFGWVLFSMFLGLILIFVFGTIQLNLVLIKNWSEAIKSGFLIFSVWDLVKLFASASIFYSLRRFSK; the protein is encoded by the coding sequence ATGAAGCAGATAAAAGCATTATCAATTGATCTATCACGAGCGACAACATTAACGAACGCATTATGGGTGCTTGCATTTGCAAGCCTTACATTTCTTGGAGCGAAGATAGAAATCCCAACTTATCCAGTTCCTTACACATTGCAAACCATGTTTGTGCTATTAAGTGGAGCTTTTCTTGGTCCGTATCTTGGGGCTTTGAGTCAATTTATATATCTTGGTCTTGGATCGGTTGGTTTGCCTGTTTTCGCAGGACCAACAGCTGGATTTGTTAAACTGCTCGGACCAACTGGTGGATATCTTCTTGCTTTCCCGATTTCAGCTTTCATCACAGGTTACCTTGTTAGGTTGAAAAATGGATTTGGGTGGGTTCTTTTCTCAATGTTTTTAGGATTAATTTTGATCTTCGTTTTTGGCACGATTCAGTTAAATCTTGTCTTGATTAAGAATTGGAGCGAAGCAATTAAATCTGGATTTTTGATTTTTTCGGTTTGGGATTTGGTGAAGCTTTTCGCATCTGCTTCAATTTTCTATAGCTTGAGGAGATTTTCAAAATAA
- a CDS encoding TerC family protein, with protein MHLTETLMWILFNVFVLGMLALDLGVFHRKAHEVKFKEAVIWSIVWIALALAFNVLVYFWHGTQSALEFLTGYLVEKSLSVDNIFVFLMIFTYFGVSPMYQHKVLFWGILGAIIMRAIFIFAGVTLIKIFHPIIYIFGAFLIFTGIKMGLQKDREIHPERNPVLKVFRKFFSITPDYVDGKFFVRQGKKLIATPLFVVLLVVESTDVVFAVDSIPAIIAITRDPFIVYTSNIFAILGLRALYFAIAGFVKLFRYFKYGLSIVLVFIGIKMLISDFYKIPTVIALITVFSIITISILASIIIPEPRPALNPAGNPGEKEKENKS; from the coding sequence ATGCACTTAACAGAGACATTAATGTGGATTTTGTTCAATGTTTTCGTTCTTGGCATGCTTGCGCTTGATCTCGGGGTATTTCATAGGAAGGCGCATGAGGTCAAGTTCAAAGAAGCTGTTATATGGAGCATCGTTTGGATTGCTTTAGCTCTTGCGTTCAATGTCCTTGTCTACTTCTGGCACGGAACTCAATCCGCGCTTGAATTTTTAACAGGTTACCTTGTTGAGAAATCTCTGAGCGTTGATAATATATTCGTCTTCTTGATGATATTTACATACTTTGGTGTTAGCCCGATGTATCAGCACAAAGTTTTGTTCTGGGGAATTCTTGGCGCAATAATCATGAGAGCGATCTTCATATTCGCTGGAGTGACATTGATAAAAATTTTCCATCCGATAATTTATATCTTTGGTGCTTTTCTAATTTTCACAGGTATAAAAATGGGATTACAAAAGGACAGGGAGATACATCCTGAAAGAAATCCCGTTTTGAAGGTTTTTCGTAAATTTTTCAGCATCACTCCGGATTATGTAGATGGGAAATTTTTCGTAAGACAAGGGAAGAAACTAATTGCAACTCCGCTTTTCGTTGTCCTTCTCGTTGTTGAAAGCACGGATGTCGTTTTCGCTGTTGATTCAATCCCGGCGATAATTGCGATAACTCGTGATCCTTTCATAGTTTATACATCAAACATATTTGCAATTCTTGGTTTAAGGGCTCTTTATTTTGCGATCGCTGGATTTGTTAAGTTGTTTAGGTATTTTAAATATGGTTTATCAATCGTTCTTGTCTTCATCGGCATAAAGATGTTGATTTCCGATTTTTATAAAATTCCAACGGTGATTGCTCTTATTACTGTTTTCAGCATAATTACGATTTCAATCCTCGCGTCAATTATAATTCCAGAGCCGAGGCCAGCTCTTAATCCAGCCGGCAATCCAGGCGAAAAAGAGAAGGAAAACAAAAGTTAA
- the hemB gene encoding porphobilinogen synthase, with amino-acid sequence MGLAQLTTQTVGFPITRLRRLRMTEQFRKMVAETQLSTDDFIYPLFVCPGENVKREVRSMPGVYQQSIDNIIRECEEVYKLGIPAVILFGIPERKDEFGSEAYDENGIIQRAVRALKKEIPELVVITDVCLCEYTSHGHCGIVKEVAPGKYEILNDETVELLAKEALTHAEAGADMVAPSDMMDGRVLAIRKILDENGFQNVPIMSYAAKYASGFYGPFREAAESTPKFGDRKSHQMNPANSDEAMREIALDIQEGADIVMVKPALAYLDVIYRAKQEFKVPIAAYQVSGEYSMIKAASLNGWIDEQRIMIETLTAIKRAGADLILTYFAKDAAKILKSGS; translated from the coding sequence ATGGGGTTGGCACAATTAACAACTCAGACGGTAGGTTTCCCTATAACGCGGCTTAGAAGGTTAAGGATGACAGAACAATTTAGAAAAATGGTAGCTGAAACACAGCTTTCAACCGATGATTTTATTTATCCGCTTTTTGTCTGTCCAGGTGAAAATGTTAAGAGAGAAGTTCGTTCAATGCCAGGTGTTTATCAGCAATCAATAGACAACATAATTCGTGAATGCGAGGAGGTATATAAACTTGGTATTCCAGCGGTGATCTTGTTTGGTATTCCGGAAAGAAAGGATGAATTTGGCTCCGAAGCTTATGATGAAAATGGTATAATTCAAAGGGCTGTTAGAGCTTTGAAAAAAGAAATACCGGAGCTTGTCGTCATAACTGATGTTTGCTTGTGTGAGTATACATCGCACGGGCACTGTGGAATAGTTAAAGAAGTCGCCCCAGGTAAATATGAAATTTTAAATGACGAAACAGTTGAACTTTTGGCCAAAGAGGCTTTAACTCATGCGGAGGCGGGAGCAGATATGGTAGCTCCAAGTGATATGATGGATGGGAGGGTTTTAGCGATAAGAAAAATTCTTGATGAGAATGGTTTCCAAAATGTTCCCATAATGTCATATGCTGCAAAGTATGCATCTGGATTTTATGGACCATTTAGAGAGGCAGCTGAGTCTACCCCAAAGTTTGGTGATAGAAAAAGTCACCAGATGAACCCGGCTAATTCGGATGAGGCGATGAGGGAAATAGCACTTGATATCCAGGAGGGAGCAGATATAGTTATGGTTAAACCAGCGCTTGCTTATCTTGATGTGATTTACAGAGCAAAGCAGGAATTTAAAGTTCCAATTGCAGCATATCAGGTCAGTGGTGAATATTCAATGATAAAAGCTGCTTCTCTAAATGGGTGGATAGACGAACAGCGAATAATGATTGAGACATTGACAGCGATAAAGAGAGCAGGTGCTGATTTGATCTTAACATATTTTGCTAAAGATGCTGCGAAAATTTTAAAAAGTGGGAGTTGA